In Risungbinella massiliensis, a single window of DNA contains:
- a CDS encoding peptide ABC transporter substrate-binding protein: MRPSDAEDLSEVKLYEPPPRTNLILLSPEAFTQLDSSRTMQQSTMNLLNQIQEGLVRMNEKQEIVPALASSYVADAQNKVFTFTIRQEAKWSDGQPVKAADFQYAWLRALRPDSEFPYPNLFYAIHNAEAYKTGKVNETQVGIKVLNDHTLQVTLNRSFPDFPQLLIQTPYFPMRKDIVDAYQESYGTDASTLVYSGPFRLQAFSAESSSLIPNEFYWDKGNVKLKDLRINVEQNTAKHEDLYKNDKVDVIKVGGELYKSSQLNPELVKVNGNQISYLQLNLNKEIFSNSNVLKAISTTLDKQGLSKLANTQTILTDRVLSTFTQPNNSDVLSMLDKGLLELGKRKSDIELTLLVEDNLIQKNLAQNVKNQFLQKLKINTKIVELNLDKQKREEYKGTYDLSLTSWVIYDVMDFLDKWHSKSPYNTSNYSNPKFDQLLDQAKNNPTDAAHQRALLEQAEQVLLQEDAATIPLFFFGSSWLQKPRVKGVVYHPAGPEYTLKWATLIPLKTNP, from the coding sequence GTGAGACCATCTGATGCGGAGGATTTGAGTGAGGTGAAGTTATATGAACCTCCTCCACGTACCAATCTGATCTTACTCTCACCAGAAGCGTTTACACAACTCGATTCTTCACGCACGATGCAACAATCTACCATGAATTTGTTGAATCAGATTCAAGAAGGACTCGTTAGAATGAACGAGAAACAAGAGATTGTTCCAGCTTTAGCAAGTAGTTATGTTGCAGATGCTCAAAATAAAGTATTTACGTTCACCATTCGACAAGAGGCAAAATGGTCCGATGGACAACCAGTTAAGGCAGCAGATTTTCAATATGCTTGGCTTCGAGCTTTGCGTCCCGATAGTGAATTCCCATATCCTAATTTATTTTATGCGATTCACAATGCGGAGGCTTATAAGACAGGAAAAGTAAACGAAACGCAAGTGGGAATTAAAGTTTTAAATGATCATACACTTCAAGTAACTTTAAATAGAAGTTTTCCTGATTTTCCTCAGTTGCTAATTCAGACACCATATTTTCCTATGAGGAAAGATATAGTAGATGCCTATCAGGAAAGTTATGGGACAGATGCTAGTACATTAGTTTATTCAGGGCCATTTAGATTACAGGCTTTTTCCGCTGAATCGTCTTCACTAATTCCCAACGAATTTTATTGGGATAAAGGAAATGTGAAATTAAAAGACCTTAGAATCAATGTAGAACAAAATACAGCTAAACATGAAGATTTATATAAAAATGATAAAGTGGATGTAATAAAAGTAGGCGGAGAGTTGTATAAATCATCTCAATTAAATCCAGAATTAGTTAAAGTAAATGGCAATCAGATTTCCTATTTACAATTAAATTTGAATAAGGAGATCTTTAGTAACTCAAATGTTTTAAAAGCGATATCCACAACTTTAGATAAACAGGGACTTTCTAAGTTAGCCAATACACAAACTATTCTAACTGACAGAGTCTTATCAACTTTCACCCAACCGAACAATTCTGATGTTCTATCTATGTTAGATAAGGGGTTGCTAGAGCTTGGGAAGCGTAAGTCGGATATAGAACTTACTCTTTTGGTTGAAGATAACTTAATTCAAAAAAACCTTGCTCAAAATGTAAAAAATCAATTTCTACAAAAGCTAAAAATTAATACAAAAATTGTTGAATTAAATTTAGATAAACAAAAAAGAGAAGAATACAAAGGTACATATGATCTTAGTCTCACTAGTTGGGTAATTTACGATGTAATGGACTTTTTGGATAAATGGCACTCCAAATCTCCATACAACACTTCCAACTACAGCAACCCAAAATTCGACCAACTACTCGACCAAGCAAAAAACAACCCAACAGACGCAGCTCATCAACGAGCGCTATTAGAACAAGCGGAGCAAGTTCTCTTACAAGAAGATGCGGCTACAATCCCACTCTTTTTCTTTGGAAGCAGTTGGCTTCAAAAACCACGAGTAAAAGGGG